AAGAAAAACATAATATCAATGTGATTGTTTCGAAAACGAACGTTAAACTCTCTTTCCAAAAAAGGAACGTCGAAAGCGATTCCGTTGTATGTGACAAAAACCCGATCCGGACTTACGTTGTCTAAAAAAAAATCCAGATTGAATCCGCGGGTGTAGGCCTTGTATTCGGCTCCGTCATAGGTTCCGATCATCGTAGTTCTGTCTTCGCTCGTTAGGCCGGTCGTTTCGATATCCAGATAGAGTAGCTTTTGACGAATGACCGGGAACAATCTCCAGTGATGTTTTGCCGAAAGAACATGGAAGAAGTAAAAAAAATTCTCCCGTTCCAATTCTTTTTTAGAAAATTCTAATGCGTCTAAGATGAGATTTTTAATCGGAACGGATTCGGTTTTTAAAAAATCCTTTAAGTCTTTCCAGTTTAGAATGCCTTTTTCCCAGAGACTTTTTTCTTCCACCGAATCGATACCCGGCAAATGACAGAACGTATGTTCGAGCATTCAAATTTTCCTTCCGCTTCGGAATTCAAAAAATAGACAAAGTAGAATGATAAGGGCACATCCGATCGATAAAAAAGAAGTTCCGATTTTTGTATAAATGGTCGCTCTCGAAGGATTGAGTTGAATTGCAAACGTGCGAATCGCGGTTTCGTGAAAGCCAA
This is a stretch of genomic DNA from Leptospira tipperaryensis. It encodes these proteins:
- a CDS encoding ribonuclease H-like domain-containing protein gives rise to the protein MLEHTFCHLPGIDSVEEKSLWEKGILNWKDLKDFLKTESVPIKNLILDALEFSKKELERENFFYFFHVLSAKHHWRLFPVIRQKLLYLDIETTGLTSEDRTTMIGTYDGAEYKAYTRGFNLDFFLDNVSPDRVFVTYNGIAFDVPFLEREFNVRFRNNHIDIMFFLRSLGIKGGLKGCEKALGIRRPEEAAINGADAVKLWRQYVDYDDTEALRILESYNREDTVNLEILFIKGYNLKIRETPFYGEIVREPGDLRF